One segment of Hemitrygon akajei chromosome 15, sHemAka1.3, whole genome shotgun sequence DNA contains the following:
- the LOC140739427 gene encoding complement C1q tumor necrosis factor-related protein 7-like, with translation MMLWLLLLACFTSHAANQLPTNRKSSITFDPSQLTCSAPGPPGVRGPPGYPGPPGPVGRMGFPGKDGMDGKDGQKGEKGEEGDRGKEGRSGKPGVKGIRGAIGKAGPRGPRGLRGVQGNTGIRGPKGTNGNKGGPGLPGICKCGINTARSAFSVAITHSYPKERMPIKFDKVLLNEGGHYNVSSGKFICYIPGIYYFSYDVTLANKHLAIGLVHNGQYRIKTFDANTGNYDVASGSTIMYLKRKDEVWLQIFYSEQNGLVYDRNWADSLFTGFMIYVDQDYLNEIDEEHIF, from the exons ATGATGCTCTGGCTGCTGCTTCTTGCCTGCTTTACATCCCATGCTGCCAATCAACTCCCGACAAACCGAAAGTCATCCATTACGTTTGATCCTTCCCAGCTTACGTGCAGTGCACCTGGTCCTCCGGGAGTTCGTGGGCCTCCAGGATATCCTGGACCTCCAGGCCCTGTTGGACGAATGGGATTCCCTGGAAAAGATGGTATGGATGGGAAGGATGGTCAAAAGGGAGAGAAGGGAGAAGAAG GTGACAGAGGAAAAGAAGGAAGAAGTGGAAAACCTGGCGTGAAGGGAATACGAGGAGCTATTGGCAAAGCAGGCCCCCGAGGACCAAGGGGTCTTAGAGGTGTTCAAGGTAATACAGGAATACGTGGACCAAAAGGCACAAATGGAAACAAAGGTGGGCCTGGTTTGCCCGGAATCTGCAAATGTGGCATTAACACAGCAAGATCTGCCTTCTCTGTAGCCATCACCCACAGCTACCCCAAGGAACGCATGCCCATCAAATTTGATAAGGTTCTTTTAAATGAAGGAGGACACTATAACGTTTCCAGTGGAAAATTCATATGTTACATACCTGGCATTTACTACTTCTCCTATGATGTGACCTTGGCCAATAAGCACCTTGCTATTGGGCTGGTGCACAATGGTCAATATCGTATAAAGACCTTCGATGCTAACACTGGTAACTATGACGTGGCTTCTGGTTCAACTATCATGTACTTGAAGCGTAAAGATGAAGTCTGGCTGCAGATTTTTTATTCTGAACAGAACGGCTTGGTTTATGATCGTAACTGGGCTGATAGCTTATTTACTGGCTTTATGATTTATGTTGACCAGGACTATCTCAACGAAATCGATGAAGAACATATCTTCTAG